A genomic region of Pseudopipra pipra isolate bDixPip1 chromosome W, bDixPip1.hap1, whole genome shotgun sequence contains the following coding sequences:
- the LOC135404827 gene encoding POTE ankyrin domain family member B-like yields MPWLLSKKRRQSPSSSPSGQPWAATSSSSASQLREQGLGRLHRAAARGDLGWLRRWRWYVKVVGIDRPDQEMRTPLHLASANGHADVVRYLLRKNSQPNLADSFKRTALMKVCGMPSELGGGLIFEDGLLWQHSGAEGVVTEGDGKVGSLSLLVCCCQAVQQEQEECVAVLLEHGADPNLADADGNTALHLAVLSKNTAVAGLLLEHHANSDAQNQWGFTPLKLAALQQHEEILECFVNKAADRPAQAQGERSALVVPGSHGAHLEEDNLRLQEELDRADAELQEEEEKHLQSEHCVPDLKTALDAKTREAITSSQELQDLLEEDAQDFASENSRLEGTVQQPSESVEALPRALQASASGGELSQQLDMEPGTGMQLEAPNQALQEELSTLLGKCEQLEKSKCQLQEEMTKLHHHLETLVLDCSQREQCTGEVAEGADQERSAKLQEVSLVLQAGKASEDREEETPG; encoded by the exons ATGCCGTGGCTTCTGAGCAAGAAGCGACGGCAGtcgccctccagcagccccagtgggcagccctgggctgccaccagctccagcagcgcctcccagctccgggagcaggggctgggcaggctgcaccgcgcggccgcccgcggtgacctgggctggctgaggcgcTGGCGCTGGTACGTCAAGGTAGTCGGCATCGACAGGCCAGACCAGGAGATGCG gacaccTCTGCATCTGGCTTCAGCCAATGGCCATGCAGATGTCGTCAGATATCTgctaagaaagaacagccagcCCAACCTCGCTGACAGCTTCAAGAGAACAGCCCTGATGAAGGTGTGTGGAATGCCTTCTGAGCTTGGAGgtggg CTGATCTTTGAAGATGGTCTTCTATGGCAGCactcaggagctgagggagttgTGACAGAGGGGGATGGAAAAGTTGGAAGCCTTTCCCTTTTGGTGTGTTGTTGCCAGGcagtccagcaggagcaggaagaatgtgttgctgttctgctggaacaCGGTGCCGACCCCAATCTGGCAGACGCTGACGGCAACACTGCCCttcacctggctgtgctctctaaaaacacagctgtagcAGGGCTGTTACTGGAGCATCATGCCAACAGTGATGCTCAGAACCAG tggGGATTTACCCCCTTGAAACTTGCAGCCTTGCAACAGCACGAGGAGATTCTGGAGTGCTTTGTGAACAAAGCAGCTGACAGGCCTGCTCAAGCCCAGGGGGAAAG GAGTGCTCTTGTGGTTCCTGGAAGCCATggggctcacctggaggaagataatctgcgcttgcaggaggagctggacaggGCTGACGCGGAG ctgcaggaggaggaagaaaagcatcttcagtctGAGCATTGTGTTCCTGACTTGAAGACTGCCTTGGATGCCAAGACAAGAGAGGCAATAACTTCCTCCCAGGAACTGCAGGACCTCCTGGAAGAAGACGCGCAAGA CTTTGCCAGTGAGAACAGCAGATTGGAAGGCACTGTCCAGCAGCCAAGCGAGAGCGTTGAAGCCCTTCCAAGAGCCCTGCaagcctctgcctca ggtggtgaactttcccagcagctggacatggagcctGGAACAGGCATGCAGCTCGAGGCCCCAAACcaggctttgcaagaagagctgtccaCTCTGCTTGGGAAGTGTGAAcaactggagaagagcaaatgtcagctgcaagaagagaTGACAAAACTCCACCATCATTTGGAGACTTTGGTGCTGGATTGCAGCCAAAGAGAACAGTGTACAGGAGAGGTGGCAGAAGGAGCTGACCAGGAAAGAAGTGCAAAGCTACAAGAGGTCAGCCTCgttttgcaa gctggaaaagcttctgaggaTAGAGAGGAGGAAACTCCGGgttaa